A window of the Parabacteroides merdae ATCC 43184 genome harbors these coding sequences:
- a CDS encoding ATP-binding protein translates to MGKSSDYKVMYRWLFFFTVICLLFTCRVHADENNPILIISSYNPDTRNTTQNISEFMEEYKKQGGNSPVVIENMNCKSLPEAPLWKERMRKLLNKYQGENSPNLIVILGQEGWASYLSQDDSIIRDIPILCGMVSRNAVLLPDSNINVAEWTPESVNVEDLKNKRRNLAGFVYNYDIKANIELVRKLYPSTKHFALITDNSYGGISLQALVKKEIGKIKGIDFIPLDGRKNDIYNIIEEIKQLPPQSIILLGTWRVDVNDGYYVGNATYTMMLANPKVPAFSLTSIGLGHWAIGGCIPQYRSIGKDLARQALHLLKEHPEKLDTETIPNLYTFDAKKLKERHISTKELPPHSVFINTEVGLFVQYKFEILLLVAIVLLLFLIMVLYFYLRTSKLKNKLLILIDKQKEDEIELRKAKDKAEESDRLKSAFLANMSHEIRTPLNAIVGFSNLLTMAEDEEERNEYINIISSNNELLLQLINDILDVAKIEAGTLEFIDSEIDINALLSDIEQSSRLKAPEGVQISFVEKMPYCIIMSDKNRLAQVITNFINNAIKFTKEGSIRFGYRHKDDKLLLYVRDTGCGIEPEKKDLVFNRFVKLNSFAQGTGLGLAICQMIVKKMGGEIGVESQLGKGSTFWFTLPDTVIHGIDVQSIKTAVNEDAVIDNTNPKKATLLIAEDNESNYILIRAVLKEYDLLHAHDGNEAVRLYREHRPDLILMDLKMPDMDGYEATVEIRKEDSDIPIIAVTAFAFSEDEQRVKQNGFNGYAAKPIKPAELKKIIVQYLSLTTHASGEIAK, encoded by the coding sequence ATGGGCAAATCATCAGACTACAAAGTAATGTACAGATGGCTATTTTTTTTCACTGTCATATGCCTACTCTTCACATGCCGGGTCCATGCTGATGAAAATAACCCTATCCTGATCATCAGCTCTTACAATCCCGACACACGCAATACGACGCAAAATATTTCCGAATTCATGGAAGAGTATAAGAAACAGGGGGGAAACTCGCCTGTCGTAATCGAGAACATGAACTGCAAAAGCCTGCCCGAAGCTCCCCTCTGGAAGGAAAGAATGCGTAAACTGCTGAACAAATATCAGGGAGAAAACAGCCCTAACCTGATCGTTATACTCGGACAAGAAGGATGGGCCTCCTACCTTTCTCAAGATGACAGCATAATCCGAGATATTCCGATACTTTGCGGCATGGTCAGCCGAAATGCCGTCTTATTACCTGACAGTAATATAAACGTAGCGGAATGGACTCCCGAAAGTGTAAATGTAGAAGACCTGAAAAACAAGAGAAGAAACCTGGCTGGATTCGTCTACAACTATGATATCAAAGCCAATATAGAACTGGTCCGGAAATTGTATCCGAGCACCAAACATTTTGCCCTTATCACAGACAACAGCTATGGCGGTATTTCTCTCCAAGCCCTGGTAAAAAAGGAAATCGGCAAAATAAAGGGGATAGACTTCATCCCTTTGGACGGGCGTAAGAACGACATCTATAACATCATCGAGGAGATCAAGCAGTTACCCCCGCAAAGCATCATTCTTCTGGGAACCTGGCGTGTAGACGTCAATGACGGATACTATGTCGGCAACGCAACTTACACCATGATGTTGGCAAATCCCAAAGTACCGGCATTTTCACTGACTTCCATCGGGCTGGGGCATTGGGCAATCGGAGGCTGTATACCCCAATACCGCTCCATAGGAAAAGATCTGGCCCGTCAGGCTCTCCACCTTTTAAAGGAACATCCTGAAAAATTGGACACAGAAACAATTCCGAACCTATATACATTCGATGCCAAGAAACTGAAAGAAAGGCACATCTCGACAAAAGAACTGCCTCCTCATTCCGTATTTATTAATACCGAGGTAGGATTATTCGTCCAATATAAATTTGAAATCCTATTGTTGGTCGCAATCGTGTTGTTACTGTTCCTGATCATGGTGCTTTACTTTTACCTGCGCACCAGCAAGCTGAAAAATAAATTACTGATCCTGATCGACAAACAGAAAGAAGACGAAATAGAACTGAGAAAAGCCAAAGACAAGGCAGAAGAATCCGACCGTTTGAAATCGGCTTTCCTGGCCAATATGAGCCATGAGATCCGTACGCCGCTGAATGCAATTGTCGGTTTCTCCAACCTGCTGACCATGGCGGAGGACGAAGAGGAACGGAATGAATATATCAATATCATCAGCAGCAACAATGAATTGCTCCTGCAACTAATCAACGATATCCTGGACGTAGCCAAAATCGAGGCCGGCACATTGGAATTTATCGACTCTGAGATAGACATCAACGCCCTATTATCCGATATCGAGCAATCGTCCCGCCTAAAAGCACCCGAAGGGGTACAGATTTCTTTTGTCGAAAAAATGCCTTATTGCATCATCATGTCGGACAAGAACCGATTGGCACAAGTCATCACGAACTTCATCAACAACGCGATCAAGTTTACGAAAGAAGGAAGCATCCGGTTCGGCTACCGGCATAAAGACGATAAACTGTTACTCTACGTCAGAGATACGGGATGTGGCATAGAACCGGAGAAGAAAGATCTTGTGTTCAACCGTTTCGTAAAGCTGAACAGCTTTGCACAAGGAACAGGCCTGGGACTTGCCATCTGCCAGATGATCGTCAAAAAAATGGGCGGTGAGATCGGTGTGGAATCCCAATTGGGGAAAGGTTCGACTTTCTGGTTCACTTTGCCGGATACCGTCATTCATGGCATTGACGTTCAGTCGATAAAAACGGCGGTAAACGAAGATGCTGTAATCGACAACACGAATCCGAAAAAAGCGACGCTGCTGATCGCAGAAGACAACGAAAGCAACTACATACTGATCCGTGCGGTCCTGAAAGAATACGACCTATTGCATGCCCACGATGGTAACGAAGCCGTCCGGCTTTATCGCGAACACCGTCCCGACCTTATCCTGATGGATCTCAAGATGCCGGACATGGACGGATATGAGGCAACTGTCGAAATCAGAAAAGAAGACTCCGACATTCCTATTATTGCCGTAACCGCTTTTGCTTTTTCAGAGGATGAGCAGCGAGTAAAGCAAAACGGCTTCA